The following are encoded together in the Acidobacteriota bacterium genome:
- a CDS encoding Trm112 family protein, translating to MPIDERLLEILVCPACQGAIAANDDESGIQCGDCRRVYPIRDGIPVMLVDEATKAAGVEKTPLG from the coding sequence GTGCCTATCGATGAACGACTGCTGGAGATTCTGGTCTGCCCGGCCTGTCAGGGGGCCATCGCGGCCAACGATGACGAATCCGGTATCCAGTGTGGGGACTGTCGACGGGTCTATCCGATCAGGGATGGGATTCCTGTCATGCTTGTCGATGAAGCGACAAAGGCCGCCGGAGTGGAAAAAACGCCCCTCGGGTGA
- a CDS encoding DUF4388 domain-containing protein — MKSDVGNEKSWISGRLEGLSPPDLLWRLSREERTGVLSVCSGEREKTFFLQSGRIVFANSTDLNGRLDKVLLRSGKITLEQLETAAAGIEPGRRIGAVLVDEGSLEAQELVDGVLLQVREIVLEWFEWTEGEYQFQDGDLPTDEVIKLDIDMGRIILEGIRRIRSFERIRRSVGSLQTVYGLADGWRDTIAGVEFAEGEELILVRLEQGDESVDGLCGEAFLSNFEIYQALWALSVMGVVVEKPKRFDTEGLTLEGSLADRPFVDLIVEMAAADATGVLQVQRGSHKRTFHLQEGRCVFSTSNQSDDGLMAYLLRRGVISLRDREEVTQRLLTNKRVGTILLEMGVIDNADLTEMIRQQLMEILFDTFGWTDADYGFRAGELPTLEKITMQESIEQLVSEGLRHVVDWDRIVAGIGGLDSKVELTPTYLDRLDALHGGPAEWQVVAALQEPATVRRLCRTVDLPDYRVCQIIWALRVLDAVICRPGETEIETHVEVTSSVVVVDVDEQQEPADEPIAVHQDEETGYAFVDSEADADQTQAMDRSAVEAALSAAPDDKDDDAIHVSVEKEEEDETASIQVARDDLVDEHEERIEPLDLDVASRTVRLDREEVDRMIAGESEEDTSAEPSLDDWQPPDDLDGAIERFNAMQRVVFLSVKSEIGAGTVNLIRACCQSAEDDLPALRDAELREDGTWDAEELRRAIHDRRIDDPMTEYLYLIELEIEQLSAHLGDGKVAELKQQVSEHSP; from the coding sequence ATGAAATCGGACGTCGGCAACGAGAAAAGCTGGATCAGCGGAAGGCTCGAGGGCCTCAGCCCGCCGGATCTCCTCTGGCGGTTGAGCCGCGAGGAGCGAACCGGTGTTCTCTCCGTCTGCTCAGGCGAACGAGAAAAGACGTTCTTTCTGCAGAGTGGCAGGATCGTCTTCGCCAACTCGACGGATCTGAACGGGCGTCTGGACAAGGTCCTGCTTCGCAGCGGCAAGATCACCCTCGAACAGCTCGAGACGGCGGCGGCGGGTATCGAACCCGGCCGACGCATCGGAGCGGTGCTCGTCGACGAAGGATCGCTGGAGGCTCAGGAACTGGTCGACGGCGTGTTGCTCCAGGTGCGCGAGATCGTTCTCGAGTGGTTCGAATGGACCGAAGGCGAGTACCAGTTCCAGGATGGCGACCTACCGACCGACGAGGTCATCAAGCTCGATATCGACATGGGGCGAATCATCCTGGAAGGCATCCGCCGGATTCGCAGCTTCGAGCGCATCCGCCGCAGCGTCGGTTCGCTGCAGACGGTCTATGGTCTTGCCGACGGCTGGCGCGACACGATCGCCGGGGTCGAATTCGCCGAGGGCGAAGAGCTGATCCTCGTCCGTCTCGAGCAGGGCGACGAGTCCGTCGATGGTCTCTGCGGAGAGGCTTTCCTTTCGAACTTCGAGATCTATCAGGCGCTGTGGGCCTTGAGCGTCATGGGTGTTGTCGTCGAGAAGCCGAAGCGATTCGACACCGAAGGCTTGACCCTCGAGGGGTCGCTCGCCGATCGCCCATTTGTGGACCTGATCGTTGAGATGGCGGCAGCCGATGCGACCGGCGTCCTGCAAGTGCAGCGTGGTTCGCACAAGCGAACGTTCCACCTGCAGGAGGGACGATGCGTCTTCTCGACGAGTAATCAGAGTGACGACGGTTTGATGGCCTACCTCCTTCGACGCGGGGTGATCTCACTTCGCGATCGCGAGGAAGTCACCCAGCGGCTCCTGACGAACAAGCGGGTCGGGACGATCCTCCTCGAGATGGGCGTGATCGATAACGCAGACCTCACGGAGATGATCCGTCAGCAACTGATGGAGATACTCTTCGATACGTTCGGCTGGACGGATGCCGACTACGGTTTCCGGGCAGGGGAACTGCCGACCCTGGAAAAGATCACGATGCAGGAGTCGATCGAACAGCTGGTCTCCGAGGGCTTACGGCACGTCGTGGACTGGGATCGGATCGTGGCAGGGATCGGCGGACTGGACAGCAAGGTCGAACTGACCCCCACCTATCTGGATCGGCTGGACGCGCTTCACGGGGGGCCGGCCGAATGGCAAGTCGTCGCCGCCCTCCAGGAACCCGCGACGGTCCGACGGTTGTGTCGCACGGTCGATCTGCCGGACTACCGAGTTTGCCAGATCATCTGGGCGCTGCGTGTCCTGGATGCCGTCATCTGTCGTCCGGGTGAAACCGAGATCGAGACCCATGTCGAGGTCACCTCGTCGGTCGTGGTCGTCGACGTCGATGAACAGCAGGAACCCGCCGACGAACCGATCGCCGTCCATCAGGACGAAGAGACCGGCTACGCGTTTGTCGACTCCGAAGCGGACGCCGATCAGACGCAGGCCATGGATCGCAGTGCGGTCGAGGCGGCGCTGTCCGCGGCGCCCGACGATAAGGACGACGACGCGATCCACGTCAGCGTGGAAAAAGAGGAAGAAGACGAGACCGCCTCCATCCAGGTCGCGCGCGACGATCTTGTCGATGAGCATGAGGAGCGGATCGAGCCTCTTGACCTGGACGTCGCTTCGCGCACCGTGCGGCTGGATCGAGAGGAAGTCGATCGAATGATCGCCGGTGAGTCTGAGGAGGATACGTCCGCAGAACCGAGTCTGGACGACTGGCAACCGCCCGACGATCTGGATGGCGCGATCGAACGATTCAATGCCATGCAACGGGTGGTCTTCCTATCGGTGAAGTCCGAGATCGGAGCAGGCACGGTCAACTTGATCCGTGCATGTTGTCAATCCGCCGAGGATGATTTGCCGGCTCTACGTGATGCCGAATTGCGAGAGGACGGAACGTGGGACGCGGAAGAACTACGTCGTGCCATCCACGATCGGCGGATCGATGATCCGATGACCGAGTATCTCTATCTCATCGAACTGGAAATCGAACAACTGAGCGCTCATCTCGGCGATGGCAAGGTCGCCGAACTCAAGCAACAGGTGTCTGAACACTCGCCCTAG
- a CDS encoding lipopolysaccharide assembly protein LapA domain-containing protein yields the protein MKVLIVLLFMLLTAVVVVFAIYNTATVPITVWYTSFPAVELWVVVVVSIIVGVVFALTIGLVEGTATRIENRRLRRTLRKLETENNYLRTQPSSARHRTESPLPAPLAPMTAPAIVEPASAPVYGSGDEDEDDDVYSGGSAV from the coding sequence ATGAAAGTGTTGATCGTCCTGCTGTTCATGCTGCTGACCGCCGTCGTGGTGGTCTTTGCGATCTACAACACGGCCACGGTGCCGATCACGGTGTGGTACACCAGCTTCCCCGCGGTCGAACTCTGGGTCGTCGTCGTCGTGTCGATCATCGTAGGCGTAGTGTTTGCGCTGACCATAGGTCTCGTCGAGGGCACGGCGACCCGTATCGAGAACCGACGACTGAGACGCACGCTGCGAAAGCTCGAGACAGAGAACAACTACCTGCGTACTCAGCCGTCTTCAGCCCGTCATCGCACAGAGAGTCCGCTTCCAGCCCCTCTGGCCCCGATGACCGCGCCCGCGATCGTCGAACCCGCCAGTGCGCCGGTCTATGGCAGTGGCGACGAAGATGAAGATGACGATGTCTATTCGGGCGGAAGCGCCGTCTAG
- a CDS encoding HAD hydrolase family protein: MTEPSKTLQEQIGRVRWIVLDVDGVMTDGKLVIDSAGGEIRSFSVRDGLGIKIAQHAGIGFAIISGRDSPVVKSRAIELHIDEIHLGVHRKADCLREILERRQIEPAAACYIGDDVIDIPAMRLAGLGVAPSDADPAARAEADFVTETAGGHGVVREMVDMILQRRGEWDQTIASMFPH, translated from the coding sequence GTGACCGAACCAAGCAAGACCCTTCAGGAACAGATCGGGCGCGTTCGCTGGATCGTTCTCGATGTCGACGGCGTCATGACGGACGGCAAACTGGTGATCGACTCCGCCGGTGGGGAGATTCGATCCTTCTCGGTGCGCGACGGGCTCGGTATCAAGATCGCCCAGCATGCCGGGATCGGATTCGCGATCATCTCCGGGCGAGATTCTCCGGTCGTCAAGAGTCGTGCGATCGAGCTGCACATTGACGAAATTCACCTGGGTGTCCATCGAAAGGCCGATTGTCTGCGCGAGATCCTCGAACGACGTCAGATCGAGCCGGCCGCCGCCTGTTACATTGGAGACGACGTCATCGACATTCCGGCCATGAGGTTGGCGGGCCTGGGCGTCGCACCGTCGGATGCCGATCCCGCAGCCCGCGCGGAGGCCGATTTCGTGACCGAAACGGCCGGCGGCCACGGCGTGGTCCGCGAAATGGTAGACATGATCTTGCAACGACGGGGTGAATGGGACCAGACTATCGCCAGCATGTTTCCCCACTGA
- a CDS encoding KpsF/GutQ family sugar-phosphate isomerase — MSVDTARRVLEIESRAIADLIDRLDERFDEAVRRINECEGRVVVTGMGKSGIVGQKIAATLSSTGRASVFMHPAEAIHGDLGMLVAGDVLLAISNSGETEEIVRLLELVRRIGAGVIALTGVADSTLARESDVHIDVGVKQEACNLDLVPTSSTTAALAMGDALAVSCYELRGFSQQDFARFHPGGRLGRRLLRVGAIMHSDDSLPQVAAHADLKVAIEELDAKRLGVVCVTDDDGRLVGVLTDGDLRRRMLKQSRPLSGRADEAMISSPQTVGADALASEALHRMEDKKITSLPVIDEDRRLLGVIQIHDLWRTELF; from the coding sequence ATGTCGGTTGACACTGCACGCCGAGTTCTGGAGATCGAGTCGCGCGCCATCGCCGACCTGATCGATCGACTCGACGAACGATTCGATGAGGCGGTCCGCCGAATCAACGAGTGCGAGGGCCGTGTCGTTGTGACCGGCATGGGCAAGTCCGGCATCGTCGGTCAGAAGATCGCCGCGACGCTCAGCTCCACCGGTCGAGCCTCGGTCTTCATGCATCCTGCGGAGGCCATCCACGGGGACCTCGGCATGCTCGTCGCCGGCGATGTGTTGCTGGCGATCTCGAACTCGGGAGAGACCGAGGAGATCGTTCGACTCCTGGAGTTGGTCCGTCGCATCGGCGCCGGAGTCATCGCGCTAACGGGTGTCGCCGATTCCACGCTGGCCAGAGAGTCGGACGTTCATATTGATGTGGGTGTTAAGCAGGAGGCCTGCAACCTGGATCTGGTGCCGACATCCTCGACGACCGCAGCCCTCGCGATGGGCGATGCGCTGGCCGTCTCATGCTACGAGCTTCGCGGCTTCTCCCAGCAGGACTTCGCGCGGTTCCACCCCGGAGGGCGACTGGGTCGGCGGTTGCTACGGGTCGGGGCGATCATGCATAGCGACGATTCGCTTCCGCAGGTCGCCGCTCACGCCGACCTGAAGGTTGCGATCGAGGAACTGGATGCCAAACGTCTGGGAGTCGTCTGCGTGACCGATGACGACGGACGGCTTGTCGGCGTCCTGACCGACGGGGATCTCCGCCGGAGGATGTTGAAACAGTCCCGGCCCCTTTCCGGGCGAGCCGACGAGGCGATGATTTCCTCTCCGCAGACCGTCGGAGCCGATGCACTCGCGTCGGAGGCACTCCATCGAATGGAAGACAAGAAGATCACGTCGCTTCCGGTCATCGACGAGGATCGTCGACTCCTCGGAGTGATCCAGATCCACGATCTCTGGCGCACCGAACTGTTCTAG
- the kdsA gene encoding 3-deoxy-8-phosphooctulonate synthase, whose amino-acid sequence MPTRTIRIANELIAGDDRPLLLIAGPDLVEDRDHALRMAESLSSVAAKRSVPFVYKSSFDKANRTSVDSPRGPGLEEGLRILQDVKRETGVALTTDVHSVEQVPSVAEVCDLIQIPAFLCRQTDLLLAAGQTGKAVNVKKGQFLAADDTRHIVAKLRSTGNDQIMLTERGTTHGYHNLVVDFRSLPQMAAFDVPVCFDATHSVQLPGAAGGSSGGERQYIPILARAAVAIGVDALFFEVHDDPANAPCDGPNQWPLSRFSGLLDRLIAIDNASRR is encoded by the coding sequence ATGCCTACACGAACCATCCGGATCGCAAATGAGCTGATAGCGGGCGACGACCGTCCGCTTCTACTGATTGCCGGTCCGGATCTGGTCGAGGACCGTGACCACGCGCTGCGAATGGCGGAGTCGCTTTCGAGCGTCGCCGCCAAGCGATCGGTGCCGTTCGTCTACAAGTCTTCGTTCGACAAGGCCAACCGGACCTCGGTGGACTCCCCTCGTGGCCCGGGTCTGGAGGAGGGTCTCCGGATCCTGCAGGACGTCAAACGCGAGACCGGCGTGGCGTTAACGACGGATGTTCACTCGGTCGAGCAGGTCCCGTCGGTGGCCGAGGTCTGTGACCTGATCCAGATTCCGGCGTTCCTCTGTCGACAGACCGATCTTCTTCTTGCGGCGGGCCAGACGGGAAAAGCGGTCAACGTGAAGAAGGGCCAGTTCCTGGCAGCCGACGACACACGACACATCGTCGCGAAGCTCCGATCGACTGGCAACGATCAGATCATGTTGACGGAACGCGGGACGACCCACGGCTACCACAATCTGGTCGTGGACTTCCGCTCCTTACCGCAGATGGCAGCGTTCGATGTACCGGTCTGCTTCGATGCCACCCACTCCGTCCAACTCCCGGGAGCGGCCGGTGGGAGTTCCGGTGGCGAACGGCAGTACATTCCTATCCTTGCCCGCGCCGCGGTCGCGATCGGCGTCGACGCCCTGTTCTTCGAAGTCCACGACGACCCCGCCAACGCTCCTTGCGACGGCCCAAACCAGTGGCCGCTGTCTCGGTTTTCCGGCCTCCTGGACCGATTGATCGCCATCGACAACGCGTCCCGTCGATGA
- a CDS encoding CTP synthase, with the protein MLRNKRGTKYIFVTGGVVSSLGKGLAAASIGRILEDRGFRVALQKLDPYINVDPGTMSPFQHGEVFVTDDGTETDLDLGHYERFTSMVASKDNNFTTGKIYASVIEKERRGDYLGATVQVIPHITDEIKQSILAISEGVDIQLVEIGGTVGDIESLPFLEAIRQFWLDVGRENAIFVHLTLVPWIATAGELKTKPTQHSVRELRAIGIQPDILLCRTDRPLPGAIKRKIALFCNIGEDAVITAKDVDTIYEVPLALSAEGIDEIVMKLLDLPYRRKDLSRWEDLVDAIKKPQDEVTIGIVGKYVSYEDSYKSLSEALLHGGVASKTKVNLKWIESEDVANGQLEAELSSVDGILIPGGFGSRGVDGMIEAVRYARENKIPYFGICLGLQCAVIECARNLCGMKRADSTEFDESVEQRVIYKLRDLLGVEEMGGTMRLGAYPADLTRDTFAMRAYGDSPVSERHRHRFEVNQEFLPQIEAAGMRVSGISPDGKFVEIVEYGDHPWFLACQFHPEYKSKPLAPHPLFREFVAASLRFRHEARGKAAAPKTEGQHAYTNHPDRK; encoded by the coding sequence ATGTTGCGGAACAAGAGGGGCACCAAGTACATCTTCGTCACGGGTGGCGTCGTCTCGTCGCTCGGAAAGGGGCTGGCCGCCGCCTCGATCGGACGAATACTGGAGGATCGGGGTTTCCGGGTCGCGCTCCAGAAACTCGACCCGTACATCAACGTGGACCCGGGGACCATGAGCCCCTTCCAACATGGTGAGGTCTTCGTCACCGATGACGGGACGGAGACGGATCTCGATCTCGGTCACTACGAACGCTTCACGTCGATGGTGGCCTCGAAGGACAACAACTTCACGACGGGCAAGATCTACGCGTCCGTTATCGAGAAGGAACGACGCGGCGACTACCTCGGGGCGACGGTCCAGGTCATCCCCCATATCACCGACGAGATCAAACAGTCGATCCTCGCGATCTCCGAAGGCGTGGACATCCAACTCGTCGAGATCGGTGGCACCGTCGGTGACATCGAATCGCTTCCCTTCCTTGAGGCGATCCGACAGTTCTGGTTGGACGTCGGACGCGAGAACGCGATCTTCGTCCATCTCACGCTGGTGCCGTGGATCGCAACGGCCGGCGAGCTAAAAACGAAACCGACCCAACACTCGGTCCGCGAACTGCGTGCCATCGGCATCCAACCCGACATCCTGCTCTGTCGGACCGATCGACCGCTTCCGGGGGCGATCAAGCGCAAGATCGCACTGTTCTGCAACATCGGCGAGGACGCGGTCATCACGGCGAAAGACGTCGACACGATCTACGAAGTCCCCCTGGCCCTCTCCGCAGAGGGCATCGACGAAATCGTCATGAAACTTCTGGACCTCCCCTACCGCAGGAAAGACCTCAGCCGCTGGGAGGATCTGGTCGATGCCATCAAGAAGCCACAGGACGAGGTAACGATCGGGATCGTCGGGAAGTACGTCTCCTACGAGGACTCCTACAAGTCTCTCAGCGAGGCGTTGCTGCACGGCGGCGTCGCGTCGAAGACGAAGGTCAACCTCAAGTGGATCGAGTCGGAAGATGTGGCCAATGGCCAACTGGAGGCAGAGCTCTCCTCGGTCGATGGAATCCTGATTCCCGGCGGCTTCGGGAGTCGTGGCGTCGACGGGATGATCGAGGCCGTTCGATACGCCCGCGAGAACAAGATCCCGTACTTCGGTATCTGCCTCGGACTGCAATGTGCCGTGATCGAATGCGCGCGCAACCTCTGTGGCATGAAGCGCGCGGACTCCACCGAGTTCGACGAATCCGTCGAGCAGCGTGTGATCTACAAGCTGCGCGATCTCCTGGGAGTAGAGGAGATGGGCGGGACCATGCGGCTCGGCGCCTATCCGGCGGACCTGACCCGAGACACGTTCGCGATGCGTGCGTACGGCGATTCACCGGTCTCCGAGCGGCACCGCCATCGTTTCGAGGTCAATCAGGAGTTCCTGCCGCAGATCGAAGCGGCGGGAATGCGTGTCTCCGGGATCTCCCCGGATGGTAAGTTTGTAGAGATCGTCGAGTACGGGGACCATCCGTGGTTCCTGGCGTGTCAGTTCCATCCGGAGTACAAGTCCAAGCCTCTCGCACCGCATCCGTTGTTCCGCGAATTTGTCGCTGCTTCGCTACGTTTCCGGCACGAGGCCCGTGGCAAGGCCGCCGCACCGAAGACCGAGGGGCAACATGCCTACACGAACCATCCGGATCGCAAATGA
- the kdsB gene encoding 3-deoxy-manno-octulosonate cytidylyltransferase: MSLVLGVIPVRYGSTRFPGKPLTVLGDPFDNRTMIEEVWRRASAARGIDRLIVATDDQRILDAATRFGAEATMTSSEHTSGTDRVAEVARDAGEQYSVIINIQGDEPLLTSRSQELLLGSFQGDASPEMATLWEPFESASEVLDPNNVKVVMDGSGKALYFSRSPIPYVRGTQSPMQSPMTLDSPAQLEHFRKHQGIYAYRRDALLNLTGMPPSPLERAEGLEQLRALEAGYRIHVVKSDFRSQSVDTPKDLERLSRLMLEAE; encoded by the coding sequence ATGTCGCTCGTTCTTGGTGTTATTCCAGTCCGTTACGGATCCACCCGGTTCCCCGGGAAACCTCTCACTGTCCTCGGCGACCCCTTCGACAACCGAACGATGATTGAGGAGGTCTGGCGACGGGCATCTGCGGCGAGAGGGATCGATCGATTGATCGTCGCCACCGACGATCAACGGATCCTCGACGCCGCGACTCGGTTTGGTGCCGAGGCGACGATGACGTCATCCGAACACACCAGCGGAACCGATCGCGTGGCGGAAGTCGCCCGCGATGCGGGCGAGCAGTATTCGGTTATCATCAACATCCAGGGCGACGAGCCGCTCCTGACATCCAGAAGCCAGGAACTTCTCCTGGGTTCGTTTCAGGGCGATGCGTCCCCGGAGATGGCAACGCTCTGGGAACCGTTCGAGAGTGCAAGCGAAGTGCTGGACCCCAACAACGTCAAGGTCGTCATGGATGGATCGGGAAAGGCTCTCTACTTCTCACGTTCTCCGATCCCCTACGTCCGCGGAACGCAGAGCCCCATGCAGAGCCCAATGACGCTGGACTCTCCGGCGCAGCTGGAACATTTCCGAAAGCATCAGGGGATCTACGCCTACCGCAGGGATGCGCTCCTGAACCTGACCGGGATGCCTCCCAGTCCGCTGGAGCGGGCCGAGGGCCTCGAACAGCTACGAGCACTGGAAGCCGGATACCGCATTCATGTGGTGAAATCCGATTTCCGGTCACAATCCGTCGATACACCGAAAGATCTTGAACGTCTGAGCCGTTTAATGTTGGAGGCCGAGTAG
- the pepT gene encoding peptidase T produces the protein MEPVKYPSRCVERFLEYVTHDTQSREDSESYPSTPGQLVFLERLRAELVKLGLADVILDANGYLFATLPSTVDDDVPVIGFLAHVDTSPEMPGKDVRPIVHRNYQGEDIVLPDDPTVVLRERDTPWLAEQRGNDIITASGTTLLGADNKAGVAEIVAAAEYLLAHPEIPHGPIRIGFTPDEEIGQGTKYFDVKAFGASCAYTMDGETLGEIQSETFSADTCVLRFVGFNTHPGFAKGTMVNAIRAAARFIADLPTDSASPESTEEREAFVHPYVVDAAVDCTTVRVLVRSFDSAGLERLHTLLRKTAHRSLERSPGARVEIEVEESYRNMGEILKDHPQVVEHAREAIRRAGLELREKPIRGGTDGSRLSFMGLPTPNIFAGEHNFHSRTEWVSTHDMQKAVDVIIELCQVWAEAD, from the coding sequence ATGGAGCCCGTGAAGTATCCAAGCCGTTGCGTGGAGCGGTTTCTCGAGTACGTGACGCACGACACCCAGTCCCGAGAGGACTCCGAGTCCTATCCGAGCACCCCGGGGCAGCTCGTGTTCCTCGAGCGGCTACGAGCCGAGCTGGTCAAGTTGGGCCTCGCCGATGTCATCCTTGACGCGAACGGTTACCTGTTCGCGACGCTTCCGTCGACCGTCGATGACGACGTCCCCGTGATCGGGTTTCTCGCCCATGTCGACACGTCGCCGGAGATGCCCGGTAAGGACGTTCGCCCGATCGTTCATCGCAACTACCAGGGCGAAGACATCGTGTTGCCGGATGACCCGACGGTGGTCCTTCGGGAGCGGGATACGCCCTGGCTGGCCGAACAGCGGGGAAACGACATCATCACCGCCTCCGGGACCACACTCCTCGGTGCCGACAACAAGGCCGGTGTGGCCGAGATCGTCGCAGCCGCCGAATACCTGCTGGCTCATCCCGAGATTCCCCACGGCCCAATTCGAATCGGGTTCACGCCCGACGAGGAGATCGGGCAGGGCACGAAGTACTTTGATGTCAAGGCATTCGGGGCTAGCTGTGCCTACACGATGGATGGCGAGACTCTCGGCGAGATCCAGTCCGAGACGTTCTCGGCCGACACGTGTGTCCTGCGTTTCGTCGGCTTCAATACCCATCCCGGGTTTGCCAAGGGGACCATGGTCAACGCGATTCGAGCGGCCGCCCGGTTCATCGCCGACCTGCCGACAGATAGCGCGAGCCCGGAGTCGACCGAGGAGCGTGAGGCGTTCGTCCACCCGTATGTCGTGGACGCCGCGGTGGACTGCACGACGGTCCGGGTGCTTGTTCGAAGTTTTGACAGCGCGGGGCTCGAGAGGCTTCACACGTTGCTTCGCAAGACCGCCCACAGGAGCCTCGAGCGATCCCCGGGTGCCCGGGTCGAGATCGAGGTCGAGGAGTCCTACCGCAACATGGGGGAGATTCTGAAGGATCACCCGCAGGTCGTGGAGCACGCGCGTGAGGCGATCCGACGGGCAGGTCTGGAGTTACGCGAGAAGCCGATTCGCGGCGGAACCGATGGATCGCGGTTGTCGTTCATGGGGCTGCCGACACCCAATATCTTCGCCGGCGAGCACAACTTCCATTCCAGGACCGAATGGGTGTCGACCCATGACATGCAGAAGGCTGTCGATGTGATCATCGAACTCTGCCAGGTGTGGGCCGAGGCGGACTAG
- a CDS encoding DUF6178 family protein, translating to MNERSHSDAWRPPDAGIDRTLVQEAAELVRRAPERLGDVLADWETRHQAELALRLDAGDRLKLILNAPRPMRLVRSLPGADFYLTVREIGPTDAIPFVRLASNEQIAHLLDLEAWRGERFDGDRCGAWIALILEAGEQSMRRFTRHLDDELLSLLLHNWLHVTQIESEDDPDQHGHGLSESGTEEGFMAPDGNYRFWTTATEHGPAAGRFLRAFFLDQPERYQRVMWGSIWELNSELEEQAFRWRQSRLDEHGFPGLDDALEIYRSPSRASEIPSAPRPTDADGLAAPRLPVAAASDSTALSLALAHLDDSVRDDVLHGFVSVANHVLVADYADMGDPVAHRRAAEKTGAFVQIALHRRGDTSPEQAAHTLSSTPIKELFREGYELPMLLHQNARSLLADGWLAGAPQAVYLVDDEVRERFEALLGPRPLYLDADDETQRSERRDFRSIEEIETSGAAVEMIRVAGNLLWSRLPLEEALATGNELHRMSTFLLTLMANYHVGNGLTIAPLADTTTADFLRSVASRRTAAPDAPASALSRMIDGLAIDDELPTREQAILTAFGRFSLQKLYDQCSGLDPGAPLDPRYVSCLWLNPEKSQREER from the coding sequence ATGAACGAACGGAGCCACTCCGACGCGTGGCGCCCCCCGGATGCGGGGATCGATCGGACCCTCGTCCAGGAAGCGGCGGAGCTCGTCCGACGCGCCCCGGAACGCCTGGGCGACGTCCTCGCGGACTGGGAGACCCGACACCAGGCGGAACTCGCACTCCGGCTGGACGCCGGCGACCGTCTCAAACTGATATTGAACGCCCCGCGACCGATGCGTCTCGTGCGCAGCCTGCCGGGCGCCGACTTCTACCTGACCGTACGCGAGATCGGTCCCACCGACGCCATCCCGTTCGTGCGTCTGGCATCCAACGAGCAGATCGCCCACCTGCTGGACCTCGAGGCCTGGCGCGGGGAGCGATTTGACGGGGACCGTTGCGGCGCGTGGATTGCACTGATTCTGGAGGCCGGCGAACAATCGATGCGACGCTTCACCCGTCATCTGGATGACGAGCTTCTCTCGTTGCTGCTTCACAACTGGCTGCATGTGACCCAGATAGAGTCCGAGGACGACCCGGACCAACATGGTCATGGCCTTAGCGAGTCCGGCACCGAGGAGGGGTTCATGGCGCCGGACGGCAACTATCGATTCTGGACCACCGCCACCGAGCACGGACCGGCGGCCGGGCGATTCCTACGGGCGTTTTTTCTCGATCAGCCCGAGCGCTACCAACGGGTGATGTGGGGTTCGATCTGGGAACTCAACTCGGAACTCGAGGAGCAGGCTTTTCGCTGGCGTCAGAGCCGACTGGATGAACACGGCTTCCCCGGCCTTGACGATGCCCTCGAGATCTACCGCAGCCCCAGTCGAGCCAGCGAGATCCCCTCCGCACCCCGACCGACCGACGCGGACGGCCTTGCCGCTCCACGCCTCCCGGTGGCCGCCGCGTCCGATTCAACGGCGTTGAGTCTCGCTCTTGCCCATCTGGATGACTCCGTTCGGGATGACGTGCTCCACGGCTTCGTATCGGTGGCAAATCACGTCCTTGTCGCAGACTACGCCGATATGGGAGATCCCGTCGCCCATCGACGGGCGGCGGAGAAGACCGGCGCGTTTGTCCAGATCGCCCTCCATCGACGCGGCGACACCTCTCCGGAACAGGCGGCCCACACGCTGTCGAGCACGCCGATCAAGGAGCTGTTTCGGGAGGGCTACGAACTCCCGATGCTGCTCCATCAAAACGCCCGTTCGCTCCTGGCGGACGGATGGCTCGCCGGAGCGCCCCAGGCCGTCTATCTGGTGGACGACGAGGTGCGTGAGCGATTCGAGGCGCTGCTCGGCCCTCGCCCTCTCTACCTGGATGCCGACGACGAGACCCAGCGGAGCGAGCGTCGGGACTTTCGGTCGATCGAGGAGATCGAGACCAGTGGCGCGGCAGTCGAGATGATCCGGGTCGCGGGGAACCTGCTCTGGAGTCGACTCCCCCTCGAAGAAGCACTTGCCACCGGCAACGAATTGCATCGGATGAGCACCTTTCTTCTGACGCTGATGGCCAACTACCACGTGGGCAACGGACTGACGATTGCTCCTTTGGCGGATACCACCACCGCAGATTTTCTTCGTTCCGTCGCATCCCGGCGAACCGCCGCTCCGGATGCGCCGGCAAGCGCTCTGAGCCGAATGATCGACGGGTTGGCGATCGACGATGAGCTCCCCACGCGGGAACAGGCGATCCTTACGGCGTTTGGGCGGTTTTCCTTGCAGAAACTCTACGACCAGTGTTCCGGCCTGGATCCCGGCGCGCCGCTGGATCCGCGCTATGTCAGCTGTCTGTGGTTGAATCCCGAGAAATCACAACGTGAGGAGCGGTGA